Genomic segment of Neoarius graeffei isolate fNeoGra1 chromosome 7, fNeoGra1.pri, whole genome shotgun sequence:
aggaagcagagaggaggagagctTCCttgcacattgtgtgtgtgtgtgtgtgtgtgtgctttcactataagctgaaaagctaaaataaaaagttacCAGAGTAAGTAACCCACCTGTCCcggtgcttcagtattccaccactCCCAACAAAGGTGCTACAATTATATATTCAAATCACTATGAAGTTATTTTAATCCACTGACTGAGACtgatttatctctctctctctctcacacacacacacacacacacacacacaaatatctcAAAGAACACTGAAGCCCAACAATGTTTATAACAAATCAGCAaaaacacagcacacacaaaTGACGTTATTTTTTTCATATGGAGGACAACTCCACAGAGGTCAACATTTTCACTTTGTAAATGGATATAAGCGAGTCTCATTTCCTCTTCTTTTCTAAGACATTATTCCACACACAAATGTGGCTAAATATAATCTAAGTATTCCAGTAGAGAATTAGGTTAAAATCTTTGACTAAACTTAGCTGAATTCAAGTACAATTTATTTACTTTGGTATCATTTATTCAGTTTCAAAAGAAAGTGACACCACTTTACGAACCCGGTGTTGAGGGAAAACTCAGTTTCTTGTGATCACAGCTTTCCTCAGGCGAATCCAGAATCTCATGTTATTTATTGGGTTTCCACCCCACTTTAGATATGTATTGTTTTTCAGGTGCTTATGAAGCCCAAACACCTTCTTTGACTTCTCCTCTTCCACATCTTctagaatgatgatgatgatgttagcaTTACCTTGCATCACTAGCCAAGACTGTGCCACTTCAAATTCAAAGCGACACCAGGAACTCTCAACGAAGTGTTTAGATACAACCACAATAATTTTACGACTACCCATGATGCCTTCATCTATAATGTTGGAGGTAATGGCCTTGCCAGCCTCAAAGTCCCGCACATGAAGACAAAGCTGAATGGGCGGACTCCCATTTTCCAGATTTTCCACCAGTTCATTCATTACCCATGGTTCATCTTTGCTGGAGTAGATAACAAAGGCATCATAAGAACATTCCTGCTCTCTGGAAGCCCTATAACCTCTTAACAGGATATAGCCATATCGCAGATAGAACTGAAATTTGTAGGTCAGAACTGATACGAAAACAACAAAAGTGACAGCACATACGCATAACACAATTGTTAGTCTTCTGATGTGTACACAGCCTTCAATGTCAAAGTCAATAACTCTAATTTTTGAGTCTTGTGACAATATTTTGCATAAAATGTTAGACGATTGTTGAAGTAATTGCTGATGGTTCACAATCCATATAATAAAATCTATCTGTGAACAGGAACATTCAATTGGATTAAAGGACAGGTCAATGTCTGAGAGATTTCTTGGTAGGTTTTGTAGGATATAAGGTGGGATGTTCAAAATACTGTTTGTTCTTACATCTAATAATGTTAAACTTCTTAGATTTGAATGGGTTACAAAATCCAAAACCGTCAACTTGTTTTGACTAAGAAACAAATGTCGTAGTCTTGAAAGACTTTGGAAATCTCTCCAGTCTATGTACTGAATGCCACAATTTGACATTTGAAGAACTTCCAAAGTGCTgacatttttaaatatataacttagtgcATCTTCTTGGAAAACGTTCCCCGCTATATTAAGTACTTTTATATTACTTAGATAACTAAAAGTCATAGTCTTCAAAAATGTACTTTGTGAGTATGAAATGTCCAGATACTGTAAATACTTGAGACTTTTAAAAAACTTAAATTGTGTACGTAATCCCCTTAATTTTGTCCCCTGAATATCCAAAATCTTCATGGACTCAAGTCCAGAGAATGGATTTCTGCTCAGATATATTACTGTATTAAAGCTCAGGTTAAGACTATGAATGTTTGGCAATCCTGTGAAATAATTTGAACAACAGTCAGACAAATGCATTTGGTTTCTACTGAGATTCACATGCTGCAGTTTGGGCAAGTCATGCAAACCTTTAAAAAATGCTGGTCTATTATCAACCACCACTAGCCTTTCTAACAAGTGTAGATGTGAAAGTTCCAGTATGATGGGCAATTGACTTTTATATATGCCAAGTTCTTTAAGCTGATGGAATGAGTCCTGTTGTATGGCTCTTATGTAGCCTTGGTTCAAAGTGATCTTTGTTGCATTGGCCATGCAACGGAACACACTGATTTCAGAATCTGAAGATTCTCTTTGACAAAAATGTATTTCTTTAAAGCTGATCAAACAAAGACCAGCAAGATAATCAGCATCTGATATCTTTATCGTCTTTTGTACTATGTAGTTTCCTATGATGAGCTTTCCAACATTAAGACCATTGAGAGCTTTTAGACCATACCTCATTGCATCAAATGAAACAAAAGCACTCTGTATGTTAAGCTCTTTTAGGTACATGTCCTTAAATACTCCTGGTTCAATATGTAATATCGGGTTGCTGGAGAGTATTAGCGTGATATTTCCCTTCATCTGTCGCAGTACAGCTGTGTGATTTACTTGTAAACTGGAAATGTTATTTGCATGCAGGTCCAATACATGGAAGTCTTTAAAGTTGATCATGAATGGTGGAAGAGCAATTGTTTGAATCTTGTTAGTTCCAGCTTTTAGTTCCTGAAGCTTGGTGAGATTGTTGAACTGGATATTTAAAGACAGCAGGCCAATGTCCACAATGAGTAATGTCTGTAATTTATGTAatgtgttcaagctgccaggggcTGTATACGAAATGGGGTTTCCAGTAAGAATTAGAGTCGTCACATTCTTCACATTGTGGAAAGCATCATCAGCAATGTACTGGATTTGACATCTGAAAGGCCAAAATAtgcaaaatatttaaaaatatatatatattttatcatgtataatatatttataattttatttatttttttcatggtccagtttccatcaaatcctgcgctctgattggctggcgagcgggtccgtatcctacggtacagaccccagttacagacctctggcgactcgctcattcacaacaacaaacatagtagaattttttgtcaacatttatctttttttatataagatttatttataagattatcaaaaatcttataaatttttgccagcatttctcaggagaatagtattaattttacatcatggatagcgataacgacagtgttcacagcgaaagcgagttttactaccctgaagaagaagaaataaaagaaaacatttcaggagaaagctaaaaacttctaacttgctaatgccaagcaaaaagatggctgaatcctgaatgactcctatttgtataaataggggactacataggcagcaaaatgtaattttttcctgccatggaagtgcacttgtatactgaggaggaagcaatttgcattacagccgtgaatgaggattcaaaatagcattaatttaacatcatggatagtgataacgacagtgttcacagcaaaagcgagttttactaccctgaggaagacaaaataaaagaaaacatttcgggagaaagctaaaaacctctaacttgctaacgccgagcaaaaacatggctgaatcctgaatgactcaattttgtataaataggggactacataggcagcaaaatgtagtttctttcctgccatggaagtgcacttatatactgaggaggaagaaatttgcattacagccctgaatgaggattcaaaatggcggctcggctcggttttccctttcgggtgctctcgttttctgttagaatttggtaaagaaaaaattaatatattatttaccagcttaaggtcggtctgtatggtgaaataccgtgacctcggccttgaatactgacctcggcccagagggcctcggtcacggtatttcaccatatggacctcccagctggtaaataacatatatgtatttaatATAAAAGTAAGAGGAAACATTAGTGTTAAGCAATGATTATTACATGGACAGAACTCTTTACCTTGTGAGGTCCAGAACCTGCAAAtcatacagtggaggaaataaatCCTTTTGTAAAGAAGGCAACCAGTTAAAACTGAAGTCCAGCATCTCTACAGAGGAAGGAATGCTGGTAGGTATATAGGTGAGATTCCTTCCTTCACATGAATAGTGTCGATCGTTTATAACCTGTATGAGTCAAAATAATACGAGTTTGGTAAGACTCACTTGATACATTATACAAATGATCAAACTCTTAAATTTATCACTATATGACATACCTTTGTGCACTCCTCTCCATTTACATTTTGCATGAGAATGAAGACCATGAGGGGCAAAATTCCTCCATATATACAAAAGACAGTCATATTATTATAAAAGTATGATCAATGTCCAACAGTTACTTCAAACTAAGTGTGGAAATGCATCTGTGAGAAACTTGAACTATGCTCAGAACAGGGAAATAATGCCACCACAAAGAAGGAACATCACTTGTGAAATGACGTCTTTTAAATAACGCCTACGGAAAGGGGTTGAAAATcccaatttaatttatttttttattcatcatCAGTAACTGTGTTTTTGCTGATCAGGGCCACAGTATTGCCTATTCCAGCAACACTGGGCACAGAGAAACAGAATGCACCAGAGTGGTATGACAGTCCATTGCAGAGAACCATTTGCATAGTCATTCATACAAATCTAGCAC
This window contains:
- the LOC132888637 gene encoding toll-like receptor 4, with the protein product MTVFCIYGGILPLMVFILMQNVNGEECTKVINDRHYSCEGRNLTYIPTSIPSSVEMLDFSFNWLPSLQKDLFPPLYDLQVLDLTRCQIQYIADDAFHNVKNVTTLILTGNPISYTAPGSLNTLHKLQTLLIVDIGLLSLNIQFNNLTKLQELKAGTNKIQTIALPPFMINFKDFHVLDLHANNISSLQVNHTAVLRQMKGNITLILSSNPILHIEPGVFKDMYLKELNIQSAFVSFDAMRYGLKALNGLNVGKLIIGNYIVQKTIKISDADYLAGLCLISFKEIHFCQRESSDSEISVFRCMANATKITLNQGYIRAIQQDSFHQLKELGIYKSQLPIILELSHLHLLERLVVVDNRPAFFKGLHDLPKLQHVNLSRNQMHLSDCCSNYFTGLPNIHSLNLSFNTVIYLSRNPFSGLESMKILDIQGTKLRGLRTQFKFFKSLKYLQYLDISYSQSTFLKTMTFSYLSNIKVLNIAGNVFQEDALSYIFKNVSTLEVLQMSNCGIQYIDWRDFQSLSRLRHLFLSQNKLTVLDFVTHSNLRSLTLLDVRTNSILNIPPYILQNLPRNLSDIDLSFNPIECSCSQIDFIIWIVNHQQLLQQSSNILCKILSQDSKIRVIDFDIEGCVHIRRLTIVLCVCAVTFVVFVSVLTYKFQFYLRYGYILLRGYRASREQECSYDAFVIYSSKDEPWVMNELVENLENGSPPIQLCLHVRDFEAGKAITSNIIDEGIMGSRKIIVVVSKHFVESSWCRFEFEVAQSWLVMQGNANIIIIILEDVEEEKSKKVFGLHKHLKNNTYLKWGGNPINNMRFWIRLRKAVITRN